The proteins below are encoded in one region of Methanofollis aquaemaris:
- a CDS encoding oligosaccharide flippase family protein, giving the protein MFRKRSIPLLDAIVNEIISKIYIIWGRFHERFIENPTYVGFYSILSGSVLGQLVMLLATPIITRLYSPSDFGILSLYTMVVSVLLVFATLKYELAIPLPKENKKAINLMTLCFGLTFGISVISILLIGLIGRVFASETDLSLLSPYLWVISLSIFGGGVYNILNYWAIRDKKYSDIAKTRVNKSVFGSTGKIAFGIFNMAPLGLILGEFIGQITGGLTFLRSFLAKNRQELNCISWKAMVSIAKQYYRFPLYSCPSVLFNTLAFQMPVLMLIRLYGPETVGLYTLANSVLVLPASLISSAASQVYLGEVAQFIHRDPAKVKKYYHAVTRKLAFISLPTISLIAVLAPFFFPLIFGTVWDEAGLYCIALSGMVIAQLIFSPPSILHYCGRNNWVLLFDISRTILTGGVFLLCAMWGYSPLLSLVLYSITMALMYVVNYFMNLKAIACLTKE; this is encoded by the coding sequence ATGTTTAGGAAGCGTTCCATTCCTCTTTTGGATGCGATTGTTAATGAGATTATTTCTAAAATCTATATAATTTGGGGCCGCTTTCATGAGCGGTTCATTGAAAATCCTACCTATGTGGGATTTTATTCCATATTGAGCGGTTCAGTTTTAGGGCAGTTGGTGATGCTACTGGCCACTCCAATAATTACTCGGCTGTATTCTCCCTCTGATTTTGGTATTCTGTCTCTCTATACGATGGTCGTTTCTGTGCTTTTAGTTTTTGCTACATTAAAATATGAGTTGGCAATACCACTCCCAAAGGAGAATAAAAAAGCAATAAATCTAATGACACTTTGTTTTGGATTGACTTTTGGGATAAGTGTCATTAGTATCCTATTGATTGGTCTTATTGGGAGGGTATTTGCTTCTGAAACAGACCTCTCTTTATTGTCGCCATACCTATGGGTGATTTCACTGAGCATTTTCGGAGGGGGGGTTTATAATATTCTTAATTACTGGGCAATTCGAGACAAAAAATATTCGGATATTGCAAAAACACGAGTTAACAAAAGTGTTTTTGGATCTACTGGGAAGATCGCCTTTGGTATTTTTAACATGGCTCCCTTAGGCCTGATATTGGGAGAATTTATAGGGCAGATTACTGGTGGTCTCACTTTTCTGAGGTCGTTTCTGGCTAAAAACCGGCAGGAATTGAACTGTATCTCATGGAAAGCAATGGTATCTATCGCAAAACAATATTATAGATTCCCACTTTATTCCTGTCCTTCTGTCTTGTTTAACACACTCGCATTTCAGATGCCGGTGCTCATGCTCATCAGGCTCTATGGTCCTGAAACTGTTGGTCTATATACTCTTGCGAACAGTGTTCTGGTTCTGCCTGCTTCCTTAATTTCTTCGGCAGCATCTCAGGTTTATCTGGGAGAAGTTGCGCAATTTATTCATAGAGATCCGGCAAAAGTCAAGAAGTATTACCACGCAGTAACACGTAAACTTGCTTTTATCTCTTTACCTACAATTTCACTCATTGCAGTTCTGGCTCCATTTTTCTTCCCGTTAATTTTTGGCACTGTATGGGATGAGGCTGGATTATATTGTATTGCGTTATCTGGGATGGTAATCGCTCAATTAATATTCTCTCCACCTTCGATCTTACATTATTGTGGTCGTAATAACTGGGTTTTGCTCTTTGATATTTCCAGAACTATCCTCACTGGAGGTGTATTCCTCTTGTGCGCAATGTGGGGATATTCACCACTCCTTTCTCTGGTGCTTTATAGCATTACGATGGCTCTGATGTATGTTGTCAATTACTTTATGAACCTCAAGGCAATCGCATGTTTAACAAAAGAGTAA